Proteins encoded together in one Candidatus Sulfotelmatobacter sp. window:
- the aceA gene encoding isocitrate lyase: MSVKRNGNGAQPSTSDRIEHPLNHQERVAQYALAQAAISQEWSANPRWKGVHRPYTAADVLRLRGSIHIEHTLARMGAERFWDLLQTDSYVNALGAMTGNQAVQQVQAGLKAIYVSGWQVAADANNAGAMYPDQSLYPADSVPNLCRRINNALQRADQLHHAEGKVAPGQTWFAPLVADAEAGFGGTLNAFELMKGMIEAGAACVHFEDQLSSAKKCGHLGGKVLVSTAEAIQKLVAARLAADVMGVPSLIMARTDADSAQLLTSDIDPRDREFCTDERTPEGFFRIRGGIESAIARGLAYAPYADLIWCETSHPDLEEARRFAEAIHAQFPGKALAYNCSPSFNWSKNLDEATIARFQPELARMGYKFQFVTLAGFHALNLSMFELARAYKLAGMAAYSRLQEKEFRSETQFGYEAVKHQRFVGTGYFDQVQQVISGGLASTTALTGSTETEQFLEPEKAPPTHASNPLAAQLRPRHTSLPQSPTPIDPGPEEMLLPSGD; the protein is encoded by the coding sequence ATGTCGGTTAAACGAAACGGAAACGGCGCTCAGCCCTCGACCTCAGACCGTATTGAGCATCCGCTAAACCATCAGGAACGCGTCGCGCAATATGCTCTCGCGCAGGCCGCGATAAGCCAGGAGTGGTCCGCTAATCCTCGCTGGAAAGGGGTACACCGCCCTTACACTGCGGCCGACGTGCTGCGCTTGCGCGGTTCGATCCACATTGAGCACACGCTGGCACGAATGGGCGCGGAACGTTTCTGGGATCTCTTGCAGACCGACTCCTACGTCAACGCACTCGGCGCCATGACCGGCAACCAGGCCGTGCAGCAAGTGCAGGCGGGGCTCAAGGCGATTTACGTCAGCGGATGGCAGGTCGCGGCCGACGCCAATAATGCGGGCGCCATGTATCCCGACCAGAGCCTCTATCCCGCCGACAGCGTTCCGAATCTTTGCCGCCGGATCAATAACGCTCTACAACGCGCCGATCAGCTTCATCATGCGGAAGGCAAAGTCGCTCCGGGCCAGACCTGGTTTGCCCCATTGGTGGCCGATGCCGAAGCAGGATTCGGCGGAACTCTCAACGCCTTCGAGTTAATGAAGGGAATGATCGAAGCCGGAGCAGCCTGCGTTCACTTCGAAGATCAGCTTTCCTCGGCCAAAAAATGCGGTCACCTCGGCGGCAAGGTTCTGGTTTCCACCGCCGAAGCCATCCAAAAGCTGGTGGCCGCGCGACTGGCCGCGGATGTGATGGGTGTGCCGTCGCTGATCATGGCTCGTACCGACGCCGACAGCGCTCAATTGTTGACCAGCGATATCGATCCGCGCGATCGCGAATTCTGCACTGATGAGCGCACGCCGGAGGGTTTCTTCCGCATTCGTGGCGGAATTGAGTCAGCCATTGCCCGCGGCCTTGCCTATGCTCCGTACGCCGACCTCATCTGGTGCGAGACCTCGCATCCCGACCTTGAAGAAGCGCGGCGCTTCGCCGAGGCCATTCACGCGCAATTCCCCGGAAAGGCGCTTGCCTACAACTGTTCGCCCAGCTTCAACTGGAGCAAAAACCTCGACGAGGCCACGATCGCGCGCTTTCAACCCGAGTTGGCACGCATGGGATATAAGTTCCAGTTCGTGACCCTGGCGGGTTTCCACGCGCTGAATCTGAGCATGTTCGAACTGGCGCGCGCCTATAAACTCGCCGGCATGGCGGCCTATTCCCGCCTCCAGGAAAAAGAATTTCGCAGCGAGACTCAGTTCGGCTACGAGGCGGTGAAGCACCAACGCTTTGTGGGCACGGGATATTTCGATCAGGTGCAACAGGTAATCAGCGGCGGACTGGCTTCGACGACGGCCTTGACTGGGTCGACCGAGACGGAACAGTTCCTCGAACCAGAAAAGGCCCCGCCGACGCACGCGTCCAATCCTTTGGCCGCGCAACTGCGCCCGAGGCACACCAGCCTGCCACAGTCGCCAACCCCAATTGATCCAGGTCCGGAGGAGATGCTCTTGCCGTCAGGGGACTGA
- the secG gene encoding preprotein translocase subunit SecG has product MIYIHGLIIAVHILVCFFIIIVVLLQSGTSGDISAAFGGQGSQTAFGPRGAASALSKATTWSAVAFMVTSIILSVYASRRGGPTSVLSGLKSQPVKTQPAPTSPPATPPTQQK; this is encoded by the coding sequence ATGATCTACATTCACGGTCTAATCATTGCGGTCCACATCCTCGTCTGTTTCTTCATTATCATTGTCGTGCTGCTTCAGAGCGGCACCAGCGGCGACATTTCCGCGGCCTTCGGCGGACAGGGCAGCCAGACGGCATTCGGACCTCGCGGCGCGGCCAGCGCTCTTTCCAAAGCCACAACCTGGTCGGCCGTGGCATTCATGGTCACTTCCATCATATTGTCGGTCTATGCCTCCCGGCGTGGCGGACCGACCTCTGTGCTTTCGGGCCTGAAGTCGCAACCGGTCAAGACGCAACCTGCCCCAACGTCTCCGCCCGCAACGCCACCCACGCAACAGAAGTAG
- a CDS encoding YtxH domain-containing protein, producing the protein MSDSDGNTFVWFLAGLGLGALAGVLYAPRSGSETREVLRARAEEGRDYVRDRAREAREQASQWADRGRDVVNTQKEQFRAAYEAGRQAYHEATTETGAPKNL; encoded by the coding sequence ATGTCGGATTCTGACGGCAACACTTTTGTATGGTTCCTGGCTGGGCTGGGATTGGGAGCGCTGGCGGGAGTTCTGTATGCCCCGCGTTCAGGCAGCGAGACCCGGGAAGTATTGCGGGCTCGCGCCGAGGAAGGCCGCGATTATGTCCGCGATCGCGCGCGCGAGGCGCGAGAACAGGCGTCGCAGTGGGCTGACCGGGGCCGCGATGTAGTCAACACCCAAAAAGAACAATTCCGCGCCGCCTACGAAGCGGGCCGCCAGGCCTATCACGAGGCCACCACGGAGACCGGCGCCCCCAAGAATTTGTAA
- a CDS encoding TlpA disulfide reductase family protein, with protein MAPCLTVRRGRGLACSLLATLIFLSSFFFAQEKTVWSDREKPIVEQLRGLRKLDDTVRARTTKELALQIRQLPAVPNKLRLAGGLANLSTEGDFGRETLQEVTTTLASALREQPAPSKPGEPNDLYIELASLVRYEHMQATLDNPQFSAAMSKLQANDAKRQSADFTLTDLQGTVWHLKDMEGKVVLVNFWATWCPPCRKEMPDLDALYKKFKDQGFVVLAISDEESAKVTPFLGEHKVSYPIMLDPGRKVNEAFIVEGIPKSFVYDRSGKMVAQSIDMRTQKQFLEMLAQAGLQ; from the coding sequence ATGGCTCCCTGTCTCACCGTTCGCCGCGGTCGCGGCCTCGCCTGCTCTCTGCTTGCTACGCTCATTTTCCTTTCTAGCTTTTTTTTCGCGCAGGAAAAAACTGTCTGGAGCGATCGGGAGAAACCGATCGTCGAGCAACTGCGCGGCCTGCGAAAGCTCGATGACACCGTGCGTGCCCGCACCACCAAAGAACTCGCGCTCCAGATCCGGCAACTGCCCGCCGTTCCCAACAAACTGCGGCTGGCCGGAGGTCTGGCTAATTTATCAACCGAGGGCGACTTCGGCCGCGAGACGCTACAGGAAGTTACGACCACGCTGGCTTCGGCGTTGCGCGAACAGCCGGCGCCAAGCAAGCCTGGCGAGCCGAATGACCTGTATATAGAGCTGGCTTCGCTGGTGCGTTATGAACACATGCAGGCCACATTGGACAATCCCCAATTTTCCGCGGCCATGTCAAAGTTGCAAGCGAACGACGCCAAACGCCAGAGCGCGGACTTCACGCTTACGGACTTGCAAGGCACGGTCTGGCATTTAAAGGACATGGAAGGCAAAGTCGTGCTGGTAAATTTCTGGGCGACCTGGTGCCCTCCCTGCCGCAAAGAAATGCCCGACCTCGATGCGCTGTACAAGAAGTTCAAAGATCAGGGCTTCGTCGTTCTCGCAATTTCCGACGAGGAGTCTGCCAAGGTCACACCCTTCCTCGGCGAGCATAAAGTGAGTTATCCCATAATGCTCGATCCCGGACGCAAGGTGAACGAAGCGTTCATCGTCGAAGGCATTCCCAAGAGCTTCGTGTATGACCGCTCGGGAAAAATGGTCGCTCAGTCGATCGACATGCGCACTCAAAAGCAGTTTCTGGAAATGTTGGCGCAGGCAGGGCTGCAATAG
- a CDS encoding SIMPL domain-containing protein produces the protein MKIACWFFALFLFTSIAIAQEHPALTAQANTVYVGADGQFESAPDTAQIQFNVSVQEETSAAAFQRASKNVEQVRQVLRNNGIEPKAANIGFLSVQPVYEWKPKQKVVGYRVTTDVTLKLKDFSKVGPITQQLAEANVSETQTLNYTLENMDEAKNRAIEDAYRRARNSANTLAQASGRTLGELSYASVDTFENQRIGAPRPRAMAAMAAGAPAPTEEFTPQKVIVNAHVNALFNLK, from the coding sequence ATGAAGATTGCCTGCTGGTTCTTTGCATTGTTTTTGTTTACGAGTATAGCTATTGCCCAGGAGCATCCCGCCCTTACGGCGCAGGCCAACACCGTTTACGTGGGCGCCGACGGCCAGTTCGAATCCGCTCCAGACACGGCGCAGATTCAATTCAATGTCTCGGTGCAGGAGGAGACATCGGCCGCTGCCTTTCAGCGCGCCTCGAAGAATGTAGAGCAGGTGCGACAGGTGCTGCGCAACAATGGGATCGAACCCAAGGCGGCGAACATAGGATTCCTTTCCGTGCAGCCCGTCTATGAGTGGAAGCCGAAACAGAAAGTCGTTGGATATCGCGTAACGACCGATGTGACGCTCAAGCTGAAAGATTTTTCCAAAGTCGGCCCAATTACGCAGCAACTGGCCGAGGCTAATGTCAGCGAGACACAGACGCTCAATTACACTCTGGAAAATATGGATGAGGCCAAAAATAGGGCCATCGAAGATGCCTATCGGCGGGCGCGCAATTCGGCAAACACGCTGGCGCAAGCGAGCGGGCGTACTCTGGGAGAACTTTCCTATGCATCGGTGGACACGTTTGAGAATCAGCGGATCGGAGCGCCGCGCCCGCGCGCCATGGCGGCGATGGCAGCGGGTGCGCCTGCTCCGACCGAGGAATTCACGCCGCAGAAGGTGATTGTTAACGCGCATGTGAATGCGCTGTTCAATTTGAAATGA
- a CDS encoding PAS domain-containing sensor histidine kinase, translating to MSNKITELGPPPPVDESSFQTDEIFRHLVESVEDYAIFLLSPEGKVMTWNSGAERIKGYSASEIIGRNFSTFYAQEARESGWPQRELEIAADIGRFADEGWRVRKDGSTFWASVVITALRNRNTGALRGFSKVTRDLSERRALEERTQELNKELRSRMAQLSESRTQLELRTLELQRLSGQLVHIQDEERRRIARELHDDLGQILVALNLNLAGSPQFESRNEAVELTETALAKVRTLSYVLHPPLLDESGLLPALHLYIEGFKKRSDLRISFDYKPSPFPRLDRDLETSIFRVIQEAITNIHRHAHSPDARVEIHQQTDRVLLRVRDFGVGIPVDSATGNQITNTGVGIGSMKERIKQLGGDMSILRAEPGTIVEASIPLFQ from the coding sequence ATGTCCAATAAAATAACTGAACTGGGGCCTCCGCCGCCGGTTGACGAAAGCAGCTTTCAAACGGACGAGATATTCCGTCATTTGGTGGAGAGCGTGGAGGACTATGCCATCTTCCTGCTCAGCCCGGAAGGCAAAGTAATGACGTGGAATTCCGGCGCAGAGCGGATCAAAGGCTACTCCGCCTCCGAAATCATCGGCCGGAACTTCTCGACATTTTATGCTCAAGAGGCTCGGGAGAGCGGGTGGCCGCAGCGCGAACTGGAAATTGCGGCAGACATTGGACGCTTCGCCGATGAAGGCTGGCGGGTCAGAAAAGACGGCTCCACATTCTGGGCCTCCGTCGTCATTACCGCTCTGCGCAACCGCAACACCGGAGCGCTGCGCGGTTTCTCGAAGGTCACTCGCGACCTGAGTGAACGGCGTGCGCTCGAAGAGCGAACTCAGGAATTGAACAAAGAGCTGCGCAGCCGGATGGCGCAATTGTCGGAATCCCGCACTCAGCTCGAACTTCGCACTCTTGAATTGCAACGGCTATCCGGCCAGTTGGTGCATATTCAGGATGAGGAACGCCGTCGCATCGCCCGGGAGTTGCATGACGATCTAGGACAGATACTGGTAGCCTTGAACCTGAACCTGGCCGGCTCTCCTCAATTTGAGTCCCGCAATGAGGCTGTCGAACTGACCGAAACGGCGCTCGCCAAAGTGCGCACTCTTTCCTACGTTCTGCACCCCCCGCTCCTCGACGAATCCGGCTTGCTGCCGGCTTTGCATTTGTATATCGAAGGTTTCAAGAAAAGAAGCGATCTGCGTATTTCTTTCGACTACAAGCCGAGTCCTTTTCCGCGACTTGATCGTGACCTCGAGACCTCTATCTTCCGGGTGATTCAGGAAGCCATCACGAACATTCATCGCCACGCGCACAGTCCAGACGCTCGCGTCGAGATTCATCAGCAAACCGATCGCGTATTGCTCCGTGTCCGCGATTTTGGCGTGGGTATCCCCGTCGATAGCGCGACCGGAAATCAGATTACCAATACAGGGGTGGGAATCGGCAGCATGAAAGAGCGTATAAAGCAACTCGGCGGCGACATGTCTATCCTCCGCGCCGAGCCTGGAACCATCGTCGAAGCCAGCATTCCCTTGTTTCAGTAA
- a CDS encoding GGDEF domain-containing protein, protein MAAGSLTALLAIACAVLPRGLAVAAVSDIVGGLIMLCALFSFVSHVPTSTGRMRWFWVLQGVGWGFWFADQMVWIVFDLVLKTKLPSMCAADALLFLAGAPMLAGLLLRPHRQPSQPNARLGVLDFLLLTLWWLYLYVSFVVCWQYIAPNETSYNRNFDLLALIEAILLAGVLLIFWRESSGRWKRFYGCFCGAVVFNGVWFFCINHAIERDVYYTGSWYDILYFGSFACFTVVGALGPGLMPGAESAVEDSYGSWMGTLAMMAVLSLPVIAVYALLDPRLPRSASGFRVLVTLATMFLMAFVLFIQHRRLNRELQRTNLVLQEASLTDPLTGLRNRRFFSATIDGDVSQSLRAHADGRDPHTRDLVFYLIDADNFKEVNDRYGHDVGDKVLVEMARRLSSSIRHSDVLVRWGGEEFLIVSRYTDRADAELLAQRVLSAVADSPIHLGASTEAMYRTCSLGWAAFPWFPDDARAISYEEVLTLADRGLHQAKAQGKNRAVGILPATGKVPAATIEGLHSGGLQVDLLAVAGPALGPE, encoded by the coding sequence ATGGCTGCCGGGTCGCTGACAGCGCTGTTGGCGATTGCGTGCGCAGTCTTGCCACGCGGGTTGGCGGTGGCGGCCGTCAGTGATATTGTCGGCGGGCTCATCATGCTCTGCGCCCTATTCTCCTTTGTTTCCCACGTTCCAACCAGCACAGGCCGCATGCGTTGGTTCTGGGTGCTTCAGGGGGTGGGTTGGGGATTCTGGTTCGCCGACCAGATGGTCTGGATTGTGTTCGATCTGGTCTTGAAGACGAAACTGCCTTCTATGTGCGCTGCCGACGCTCTGTTGTTTCTGGCGGGCGCGCCCATGCTGGCGGGCCTGTTGCTCCGGCCGCATCGACAGCCCTCACAACCCAATGCGCGCCTCGGCGTGCTGGACTTTCTTCTGCTGACGCTATGGTGGCTCTATCTCTATGTTTCGTTCGTAGTCTGCTGGCAGTACATTGCCCCGAATGAAACCTCGTACAACCGTAACTTCGACCTGCTGGCGCTGATAGAAGCGATTCTGCTGGCGGGCGTCCTGCTGATCTTCTGGCGCGAAAGCTCGGGACGATGGAAAAGGTTTTATGGCTGTTTTTGCGGTGCGGTCGTATTCAATGGGGTGTGGTTCTTCTGCATCAACCACGCCATTGAGAGGGATGTTTATTACACCGGCAGTTGGTACGACATCCTATACTTTGGGTCGTTTGCCTGCTTTACCGTGGTGGGTGCGCTGGGACCGGGTCTGATGCCGGGGGCGGAGAGCGCAGTTGAGGATTCGTACGGTTCATGGATGGGCACGCTCGCGATGATGGCGGTGCTTTCCTTGCCGGTGATTGCTGTCTATGCTCTGCTTGATCCGCGCCTGCCGCGCAGCGCGTCGGGTTTCCGGGTACTGGTCACGCTGGCGACCATGTTCCTTATGGCGTTTGTGCTGTTCATTCAGCATCGCCGCCTGAACCGGGAGTTGCAGCGCACCAATTTGGTTCTGCAAGAAGCGTCGCTTACCGATCCCTTGACCGGTCTGCGCAATCGCCGTTTTTTCTCGGCGACCATCGATGGCGATGTCAGCCAGTCGCTGCGTGCTCATGCCGATGGCCGAGACCCGCATACCCGCGATCTGGTTTTTTATCTGATCGATGCCGACAATTTCAAAGAAGTGAACGACCGCTACGGCCACGACGTCGGGGATAAAGTACTGGTTGAAATGGCGCGACGGCTCAGTTCTTCGATTCGACACTCCGATGTGCTGGTGCGCTGGGGCGGTGAAGAATTTCTGATCGTTTCCCGCTATACCGATCGCGCCGACGCGGAATTGCTGGCGCAGCGCGTTCTTTCGGCGGTAGCTGACAGCCCGATTCATTTGGGAGCGTCCACGGAGGCGATGTATCGGACCTGCTCGTTGGGATGGGCGGCATTTCCGTGGTTTCCCGACGATGCGCGCGCAATTAGCTATGAGGAAGTGCTCACTCTGGCCGATCGCGGTCTGCATCAGGCCAAGGCGCAGGGCAAGAACCGAGCCGTCGGCATTCTTCCGGCTACTGGAAAAGTTCCCGCTGCGACGATCGAAGGATTGCACTCCGGCGGACTGCAAGTCGATCTGCTGGCCGTGGCCGGACCGGCCCTGGGACCTGAGTAG
- a CDS encoding HD domain-containing phosphohydrolase: MPDRILVVDDEEPIREIVASMLNTAGYASKQAASGIEALAVLTSGEEFELMLSDLMMADLDGIGLLERTKEKYPDMPVVMVTAVHDISVALAAIRNGAYDYLLKPFEREQLLNTVSRALENRRLKVENRIYQTNLESLVKARTDQLQATMSNLERSYDITLETLGDALDLKDRETEGHSRRVTLFTIAIAQALGLPREQITVIARGAFLHDIGKIAIPDRILNKPGKLEPEEMTIMKEHAYHGYQIVKKIPFLAEAADIVYSHQERFDGSGYPRGLKAGQIPLGARIFSVADTLDAITSDRPYRPAQSLQAARVEIEKWAGRQFDPEIVKVFLQMPDNIWEDLRKEIDGQTYRAAYTTGAKG; encoded by the coding sequence ATGCCTGATCGAATCCTTGTGGTTGACGACGAAGAACCGATACGGGAAATCGTCGCCTCGATGCTGAATACTGCCGGATATGCCTCGAAACAAGCGGCTTCGGGCATTGAAGCCCTTGCAGTTCTAACCTCAGGGGAAGAATTTGAGTTGATGCTCTCGGACCTGATGATGGCCGACCTGGACGGTATTGGACTGCTGGAGCGCACCAAGGAAAAGTATCCTGACATGCCGGTGGTGATGGTTACCGCGGTGCACGATATTTCTGTGGCGCTGGCCGCGATTCGGAACGGGGCATACGACTATCTGCTGAAGCCCTTCGAGCGCGAACAGTTGCTGAATACGGTAAGCCGCGCGCTGGAGAATCGCCGGCTCAAGGTGGAAAATCGGATCTATCAGACGAATCTGGAATCGCTGGTCAAGGCCCGCACCGATCAACTGCAAGCGACCATGTCGAACCTGGAGCGTTCCTACGACATCACCCTGGAAACTCTGGGCGACGCACTGGATTTGAAAGACCGGGAGACCGAAGGCCATTCGCGGCGGGTCACGCTCTTCACGATTGCCATCGCCCAGGCGCTGGGCCTGCCGCGCGAGCAAATCACGGTGATCGCTCGCGGAGCTTTTCTGCACGACATCGGGAAGATCGCAATCCCCGACCGGATCCTCAACAAGCCGGGAAAACTCGAGCCGGAAGAAATGACGATCATGAAGGAGCACGCCTACCACGGCTACCAGATCGTCAAGAAGATTCCGTTTCTGGCTGAGGCCGCCGACATTGTGTACTCGCATCAGGAGCGATTCGATGGGTCCGGGTATCCCCGCGGCCTCAAGGCAGGGCAGATTCCTCTGGGCGCACGCATTTTCTCGGTTGCCGACACGCTCGATGCCATTACATCGGATCGGCCGTACCGTCCCGCTCAGTCGCTCCAGGCGGCGCGCGTCGAAATCGAAAAGTGGGCGGGAAGGCAGTTTGATCCCGAAATCGTGAAAGTGTTTTTGCAAATGCCGGACAATATATGGGAAGACCTGCGTAAGGAAATAGACGGGCAGACCTACAGGGCCGCATACACCACTGGGGCCAAAGGGTAA